A region of Micromonospora sp. WMMD882 DNA encodes the following proteins:
- a CDS encoding metallophosphoesterase: MDDGHENAQPDTGHDGPRGTGWIGRLRRIGVVLAILAIGVGGSLLGVLAGGQVDTDIGPFRAKMVLTPALDGGTTIDIPPLGALLLDSHDGPAHLNVELGALDQGRVEALIDDPASINRASESAVEDVREGALRLGLRTVGATLLITLVLAGLVFRDARRTAWAGGLALVVTASSLGLAASTIRPQSIEEPRYEGLLVNAPAIVGDVRQIANDYTKYAEQLKRLVGNVSKLYTTVSALPVYEPAPNTTRVLHVSDMHLNPTGWQLIRTVVEQFEIDVVIDTGDITDWGSEPEANFVGSIGLLEKPYVYIRGNHDSGRTAAAVARQPNAIVLDNATTTVAGLTIAGIGDPRFTPDKSTAPAAGGLDQPTANQVITVGEQLAATVRKSPTPVNIALVHDPASAGPLSGACPLVLAGHTHDRQVSRLPQQDGQPPTQLMVQGSTGGAGLRGLETEDPTPLSMSVLYFDQDKLLQAYDDITVGGTGQAQVNLERRVVPNPKEGAEAPVTPTPTR, encoded by the coding sequence ATGGACGACGGGCACGAGAACGCGCAACCGGACACCGGCCACGACGGTCCCCGCGGCACGGGGTGGATCGGCCGACTCCGCCGGATCGGGGTCGTCCTGGCGATCCTGGCGATCGGGGTGGGCGGCTCCCTCCTCGGCGTCCTCGCCGGCGGCCAGGTCGACACCGACATCGGGCCGTTCCGGGCGAAGATGGTGTTGACCCCGGCGCTGGACGGCGGCACCACCATCGACATCCCCCCGCTGGGGGCGCTCCTGCTGGACAGTCACGACGGCCCGGCCCACCTGAACGTGGAGCTGGGCGCGCTGGACCAGGGGCGGGTCGAGGCGTTGATCGATGACCCGGCGAGCATCAACCGGGCCAGCGAGTCCGCCGTCGAGGACGTCCGGGAGGGCGCGCTGCGCCTCGGTCTGCGTACGGTCGGGGCCACGCTGTTGATCACGCTGGTCCTGGCCGGTCTGGTCTTCCGCGACGCCCGCCGGACGGCGTGGGCCGGCGGGCTGGCCCTGGTGGTCACCGCGAGCAGCCTCGGCCTGGCCGCGTCCACCATCCGCCCGCAGTCGATCGAGGAGCCCCGGTACGAGGGTCTGCTGGTCAACGCGCCGGCCATCGTCGGTGACGTCCGGCAGATCGCCAACGACTACACCAAGTACGCCGAGCAGCTCAAGCGGCTGGTCGGCAACGTCAGCAAGCTCTACACCACGGTCTCGGCGCTGCCGGTGTACGAGCCGGCGCCGAACACCACCCGGGTGCTGCACGTGTCCGACATGCACCTCAACCCGACGGGCTGGCAGCTCATCCGCACGGTCGTCGAGCAGTTCGAGATCGACGTGGTGATCGACACCGGCGACATCACCGACTGGGGCAGCGAGCCGGAGGCGAACTTCGTCGGCTCGATCGGCCTGCTGGAGAAGCCGTACGTCTACATCCGGGGCAACCACGACTCGGGTCGGACCGCCGCCGCGGTGGCCCGGCAGCCGAACGCGATCGTGCTGGACAACGCCACCACCACGGTCGCCGGGCTGACCATCGCCGGCATCGGCGACCCCCGGTTCACCCCGGACAAGAGCACCGCGCCGGCCGCCGGTGGGCTCGACCAGCCCACCGCGAACCAGGTGATCACCGTCGGCGAGCAGCTCGCCGCCACCGTACGGAAGTCGCCGACCCCGGTGAACATCGCGCTGGTGCACGACCCGGCCTCGGCGGGGCCGCTCTCCGGCGCGTGTCCGCTGGTGCTCGCCGGACACACCCACGACCGGCAGGTGTCCAGGCTGCCGCAGCAGGACGGGCAACCGCCGACCCAGCTCATGGTGCAGGGCTCCACCGGCGGGGCGGGTCTGCGCGGGCTGGAGACCGAGGACCCGACCCCGCTGTCGATGAGCGTGCTCTACTTCGACCAGGACAAACTGCTCCAGGCGTACGACGACATCACGGTGGGCGGCACCGGCCAGGCGCAGGTGAACCTGGAGCGCCGGGTGGTGCCGAACCCGAAGGAGGGCGCCGAGGCGCCGGTCACCCCCACCCCCACCCGCTGA
- the gatB gene encoding Asp-tRNA(Asn)/Glu-tRNA(Gln) amidotransferase subunit GatB, giving the protein MTTTLPAYDEVVARYEPVIGLETHVELGTNTKMFCGCPTDFGGEPNTRVCPVCLGLPGSLPVANKAAIEATIRIGLALNCSIASWCRFARKNYFYPDMPKNFQISQYDEPLCVDGYLDVEVNGELVRIGIERVHLEEDTGKTLHVGGATGRIHGATESLVDYNRAGIPLVEIVTKPVPGAGALAPEVARAYVTELRDVIRSLGVSDVRMEEGSLRCDVNTSLNLPGEEWGTRTETKNVNSLRSVERAVRSEMLRQAMVLDSGGRIVQETRHFHEDTGETTSGRSKETATDYRYFPEPDLVPLAPDAAWVAELKAALPELPRLHRRRLQQEWGLTDHDMQSVLNAGAVELIEATVAAGATPAAARKWWLGELSRRANEVGVELADVGVTPAQVAELQGLVDAGKLNDKLARTVLEGVVAGEGAPTEIMTNRGLEVVSDTGALTAAVDEAIAANPDVAEKIRSGKVAAAGALVGAVMKTTRGQADAKTVRELILARLGAS; this is encoded by the coding sequence ATGACCACGACCCTGCCCGCGTACGACGAGGTCGTCGCGCGTTACGAGCCGGTGATCGGCCTGGAGACCCACGTCGAGCTGGGCACGAACACCAAGATGTTCTGCGGCTGCCCGACCGACTTCGGCGGCGAGCCGAACACCCGGGTCTGCCCGGTCTGCCTGGGGCTGCCCGGCTCGCTGCCGGTGGCGAACAAGGCCGCCATCGAGGCGACCATCCGGATCGGCCTGGCGCTGAACTGCTCGATCGCGTCCTGGTGCCGGTTCGCCCGGAAGAACTACTTCTACCCGGACATGCCGAAGAACTTCCAGATCAGCCAGTACGACGAGCCGCTCTGCGTGGACGGCTACCTCGACGTCGAGGTGAACGGCGAGCTGGTGCGGATCGGCATCGAGCGGGTGCACCTGGAGGAGGACACCGGCAAGACCCTGCACGTGGGCGGGGCCACCGGCCGGATCCACGGCGCGACGGAGTCGCTCGTCGACTACAACCGGGCCGGCATCCCGCTGGTGGAGATCGTCACCAAGCCGGTGCCCGGGGCCGGGGCGCTCGCCCCCGAGGTGGCTCGCGCGTACGTCACCGAGCTGCGGGACGTGATCCGCTCGCTGGGCGTCTCCGACGTGCGGATGGAGGAGGGCTCGCTGCGCTGCGACGTCAACACCTCGCTGAACCTGCCGGGCGAGGAGTGGGGCACCCGCACCGAGACGAAGAACGTCAACTCGCTGCGGTCGGTGGAGCGGGCGGTCCGTTCCGAGATGCTGCGCCAGGCGATGGTCCTGGACTCGGGCGGCCGGATCGTGCAGGAGACCCGGCACTTCCACGAGGACACCGGCGAGACCACCTCCGGTCGGTCCAAGGAAACCGCCACCGACTACCGGTACTTCCCGGAGCCCGACCTGGTGCCGCTCGCGCCGGACGCTGCCTGGGTGGCCGAGCTGAAGGCCGCCCTGCCGGAGCTGCCCCGGCTGCACCGCCGCCGGCTGCAGCAGGAGTGGGGCCTGACCGACCACGACATGCAGTCGGTGCTCAACGCCGGCGCGGTCGAGCTGATCGAGGCGACCGTGGCCGCCGGGGCCACCCCGGCCGCCGCCCGCAAGTGGTGGCTGGGCGAGCTGTCCCGACGGGCCAACGAGGTCGGCGTGGAGTTGGCCGACGTCGGGGTCACCCCGGCGCAGGTCGCCGAGCTCCAAGGGCTGGTCGACGCGGGCAAGCTGAACGACAAGCTGGCGCGGACGGTCCTGGAGGGCGTGGTGGCCGGCGAGGGCGCGCCGACCGAGATCATGACCAACCGGGGCCTGGAGGTCGTCTCGGACACCGGCGCGTTGACCGCCGCCGTGGACGAGGCGATCGCCGCCAACCCGGACGTCGCGGAGAAGATCCGCAGCGGCAAGGTCGCCGCCGCGGGCGCGCTCGTCGGGGCGGTCATGAAGACCACCCGTGGCCAGGCCGACGCCAAGACCGTCCGGGAGCTGATCCTGGCCCGCCTCGGGGCGTCGTAA
- the gatA gene encoding Asp-tRNA(Asn)/Glu-tRNA(Gln) amidotransferase subunit GatA, with amino-acid sequence MTDLTRLTAVELAALVAGGETSAVEVTRAHLDRIAAVDDRVHAFLHVDTEGALAAARDVDARRAAGEELGPLAGVPVAVKDVLTTKGVPTTVGSKILEGWRPPYDSTIVERLRAAGTVMLGKTNMDEFAMGSSTEYSAYGATRNPWDLDRIPGGSGGGSAAALAAYEAPLSIGSDTGGSIRQPGAVTGTVGAKPTYGGTSRYGLVAFSSSLDTPGPCARTVLDAALLHAVIGGHDPRDSTSIPQPVPDVVAAAKLGATGDLTGVKLGVVTEFSGEGAEPGVVAAFRDAVDALTKLGAEIVEVSCPNFRYALPAYYLIAPSECSSNLARFDGVRFGLRVGDDGNRSLEEVMSLTRDAGFGPEVKRRIMLGTYALSSGYYDAYYGQAQKVRTLITRDFTTAFEQVDALISPTTPFVAFPLGSRTADPYQMYLADLFTIPTNLYGGPGISVPCGLSDGLPVGFQVMAPTMADDRMYRVAAALESTLGTFTPPAL; translated from the coding sequence ATGACCGACCTGACCCGGCTCACCGCCGTGGAGCTGGCCGCCCTGGTGGCCGGCGGGGAGACCTCCGCCGTCGAGGTCACCCGGGCCCACCTGGACCGGATCGCCGCCGTCGACGACCGGGTGCACGCCTTCCTGCACGTGGACACCGAGGGCGCGCTGGCCGCCGCCCGCGACGTCGACGCCCGCCGGGCCGCCGGTGAGGAGTTGGGCCCGCTGGCCGGGGTGCCGGTCGCGGTCAAGGACGTGCTCACCACGAAGGGCGTGCCGACCACCGTCGGCTCGAAGATCCTGGAGGGCTGGCGTCCGCCGTACGACTCGACGATCGTCGAACGGCTCCGCGCCGCCGGCACGGTGATGCTCGGCAAGACCAACATGGACGAGTTCGCGATGGGCTCCTCCACCGAATACTCCGCGTACGGCGCGACCCGCAACCCGTGGGACCTGGACCGGATCCCGGGCGGCTCGGGTGGCGGCAGCGCCGCCGCGCTGGCCGCGTACGAGGCCCCGCTGTCGATCGGCTCGGACACCGGCGGCTCGATCCGCCAGCCGGGCGCGGTCACCGGCACCGTCGGCGCGAAGCCGACCTACGGCGGCACCTCCCGGTACGGGCTGGTCGCGTTCTCGTCCTCGCTGGACACGCCCGGCCCGTGTGCCCGTACCGTGCTGGACGCGGCCCTGCTGCACGCGGTGATCGGCGGACACGACCCGCGCGACTCCACCTCCATCCCGCAGCCGGTGCCCGACGTGGTGGCCGCCGCGAAGCTGGGCGCGACCGGCGACCTGACCGGCGTGAAGCTCGGCGTCGTGACCGAGTTCTCCGGCGAGGGCGCGGAGCCTGGCGTGGTCGCCGCGTTCCGGGACGCCGTCGACGCGCTGACCAAGCTCGGCGCGGAGATCGTCGAGGTGTCCTGCCCGAACTTCCGGTACGCGCTGCCGGCGTACTACCTGATCGCGCCGAGCGAGTGCTCCTCCAACCTGGCCCGGTTCGACGGGGTGCGGTTCGGCCTGCGGGTCGGCGACGACGGCAACCGGTCGCTGGAGGAGGTCATGTCGCTGACCCGGGACGCCGGCTTCGGCCCCGAGGTCAAGCGCCGGATCATGCTCGGCACGTACGCGCTGTCGTCCGGCTACTACGACGCCTACTACGGGCAGGCGCAGAAGGTCCGCACCCTGATCACCCGGGACTTCACCACCGCCTTCGAGCAGGTCGACGCGCTGATCTCGCCGACCACCCCGTTCGTGGCGTTCCCGCTGGGCTCGCGGACCGCCGACCCGTACCAGATGTACCTGGCGGACCTGTTCACCATCCCGACGAACCTGTACGGCGGGCCGGGCATCTCGGTGCCGTGCGGTCTGTCCGACGGGCTGCCGGTCGGCTTCCAGGTGATGGCCCCCACCATGGCCGACGACCGGATGTACCGGGTCGCCGCCGCCCTGGAGTCCACCCTCGGCACCTTCACCCCACCGGCGCTGTGA
- the gatC gene encoding Asp-tRNA(Asn)/Glu-tRNA(Gln) amidotransferase subunit GatC gives MAAISREEVAHLARLSRLAVTEEELDTFAGQLDVILQAVAQVGEVAAADIPPTSHSVPLTNVLREDVVRPGLTPAEALSGAPDAEEQRFRVPRILDEDVAS, from the coding sequence ATGGCCGCCATCTCCCGCGAGGAGGTCGCGCACCTGGCGCGCCTGTCGCGGCTCGCCGTCACCGAGGAGGAGCTGGACACGTTCGCCGGCCAGCTCGACGTGATCCTCCAGGCGGTCGCCCAGGTCGGCGAGGTCGCCGCGGCGGACATCCCGCCGACCTCGCACTCGGTGCCGCTGACGAACGTCCTCCGCGAGGACGTGGTACGGCCCGGCCTGACCCCCGCCGAAGCGCTGTCGGGCGCCCCCGACGCCGAGGAGCAGCGGTTCCGCGTCCCGCGGATCCTGGACGAGGATGTGGCGTCATGA
- a CDS encoding bifunctional diguanylate cyclase/phosphodiesterase produces MDAADLRNAVPPARVGPFFGFVCATVVLAVVLAVQPLGAFTGDLPELPGAFWIMALLAVVCDARPFVPPGQRHTSAVFPSTCFTFAILIAWGLGAAVAVQTAAVVVSGWRMRHAAWRSSFNAAQYACALAAAYAVTRLGPGAAFDDDRLHWSGAVALAGAAVAWFVVSYGLVVTAVRLRFGDPWWPTVRRGLGFELLATGSLLLLAPVLVAAARASAALIPLVLVPLFAVYRMARLSADQERLAALDPLTGLPNRKALLMEVADQVRRHAERAADGAPDAQLALLLIDLDRFKNVNDALGHAVGDRLLVAVSARLTSALGSRDLVARLGGDEFAVVTTGLTGVEDARRVADRVARALAEPVPLDGLPLDVGGSIGIALFPEHGEDFATLMRHADVAMYDAKHRNDTVAVYAAESDHNSAERLSLLADLRRVLEAAPPAAVSPAVAPPAAVSPAAVPPAGPPGVTRGGDGAALGGAPSGGGAPSADGDERQTGDKEPRAGDGGHADGGRVAGDVEHEAGDGRVAGDVEREADDPGDPGGRGGGGGGGGRRGGEGGRRGWRWWGRRRRDAAVAHPDELINQIITGADPVRRRGGLPAVTPAALTATSGGADAPAPTVVDGPAPTVVDGPAPTVLDGPAPTVVDGPAPTVVDGPAFGVADAPAFGGADVPALVRPAGLAVGADDLAPARGGPGGRHGLERAHGMIDPGDLDPRIEVTDPGVITMYYQPQVCIDTGEVVGVEALLRWRHPRRGMVDPEELIRVAEQSAVMRLLTRRVVDDVVAQLARWSAAGSTLRAALNVSVRDLHTGEIVEQIGERLTRHGVRPERLQLEITEGALMADPRRVLDTITKLHRIGVAIALDDFGTGYSSMQHLRRLPLSEVKVDRSFVLGMGEDPDDAAIVRSMIELAGALGLRVVAEGVEDERTWRLLHAAGCDVAQGWFFARPMPAEELTAWLARYRPVRPTGGARRGSRERG; encoded by the coding sequence ATGGACGCCGCGGACCTGCGGAACGCCGTGCCCCCCGCACGGGTGGGGCCGTTCTTCGGGTTCGTCTGCGCGACCGTCGTGCTGGCCGTCGTGCTGGCCGTCCAGCCGCTCGGCGCGTTCACCGGTGACCTCCCCGAGCTGCCCGGCGCGTTCTGGATCATGGCGCTGCTGGCCGTGGTCTGCGACGCGCGTCCGTTCGTGCCGCCGGGGCAGCGGCACACCTCGGCGGTGTTCCCGTCGACCTGCTTCACCTTCGCCATCCTGATCGCCTGGGGGCTCGGCGCGGCGGTGGCGGTGCAGACCGCCGCCGTGGTCGTCTCCGGCTGGCGGATGCGCCACGCCGCCTGGCGGAGCAGCTTCAACGCCGCCCAGTACGCCTGCGCGTTGGCCGCCGCGTACGCGGTCACCCGGCTCGGCCCCGGCGCGGCGTTCGACGACGACCGTCTGCACTGGAGCGGCGCGGTGGCGCTGGCCGGGGCGGCGGTGGCCTGGTTCGTGGTCAGCTACGGCCTGGTCGTCACGGCCGTACGGCTGCGCTTCGGCGACCCGTGGTGGCCCACCGTACGGCGCGGACTCGGCTTCGAGCTGCTCGCCACCGGCTCGTTGCTGCTGCTCGCCCCGGTGCTGGTGGCCGCCGCGCGGGCCAGCGCGGCACTGATCCCGCTGGTGCTGGTGCCGCTGTTCGCGGTCTACCGGATGGCCCGCCTCTCCGCCGACCAGGAACGCCTCGCCGCGCTCGACCCGCTGACCGGGCTACCGAACCGCAAGGCGCTGCTGATGGAGGTCGCCGACCAGGTGCGCCGGCACGCCGAACGCGCCGCCGACGGGGCCCCCGACGCGCAGCTCGCCCTGCTGCTGATCGACCTCGACCGCTTCAAGAACGTCAACGACGCCCTCGGTCACGCCGTCGGGGACCGGCTGCTGGTGGCGGTGAGCGCCCGGCTGACGTCGGCGTTGGGGTCCCGCGACCTGGTGGCCCGGCTCGGCGGTGACGAGTTCGCGGTGGTGACGACCGGCCTGACCGGCGTGGAGGACGCGCGCCGGGTCGCCGACCGGGTGGCCCGGGCGCTCGCCGAGCCGGTCCCGCTGGACGGGCTGCCGCTGGACGTCGGCGGCTCCATCGGGATCGCCCTCTTCCCCGAGCACGGGGAGGACTTCGCCACCCTGATGCGCCACGCCGACGTGGCCATGTACGACGCCAAACACCGCAACGACACCGTCGCCGTGTACGCCGCCGAGTCGGACCACAACTCCGCCGAGCGGCTCAGCCTGCTGGCCGACCTGCGCCGGGTCCTGGAGGCCGCCCCGCCCGCCGCCGTCTCACCCGCTGTGGCCCCGCCCGCCGCCGTCTCACCCGCCGCTGTCCCGCCCGCTGGCCCGCCCGGGGTGACCCGGGGCGGCGACGGCGCGGCGCTGGGCGGAGCGCCGTCCGGTGGTGGAGCGCCGTCCGCCGACGGCGACGAGCGCCAGACCGGCGACAAGGAGCCCCGTGCCGGCGACGGGGGTCATGCTGACGGCGGGCGCGTGGCCGGTGACGTCGAGCACGAGGCTGGCGACGGGCGCGTGGCCGGTGACGTCGAGCGCGAGGCCGACGACCCCGGCGACCCCGGCGGCCGGGGCGGTGGAGGCGGTGGAGGCGGACGCCGGGGCGGTGAAGGCGGACGCCGGGGCTGGCGCTGGTGGGGTCGACGGCGGCGGGACGCGGCGGTGGCCCACCCGGACGAGCTGATCAACCAGATCATCACCGGCGCCGACCCGGTCCGTCGTCGGGGCGGCCTGCCCGCCGTCACCCCGGCCGCCCTGACGGCCACCTCCGGTGGCGCGGACGCCCCCGCCCCGACCGTCGTGGACGGCCCCGCCCCGACCGTCGTGGACGGCCCCGCCCCGACCGTCTTGGACGGCCCCGCCCCGACCGTCGTGGACGGCCCCGCCCCGACCGTCGTGGACGGCCCTGCGTTCGGTGTCGCGGACGCCCCCGCGTTCGGTGGCGCGGACGTTCCCGCCCTGGTCCGCCCGGCCGGCCTGGCCGTCGGCGCGGACGACCTCGCCCCGGCGCGTGGCGGCCCCGGCGGCCGGCACGGGCTCGAACGGGCCCACGGGATGATCGACCCGGGTGACCTCGACCCACGGATCGAGGTCACCGACCCCGGCGTGATCACCATGTACTACCAGCCGCAGGTCTGCATCGACACCGGTGAGGTGGTCGGGGTGGAGGCGCTGCTGCGCTGGCGGCACCCACGGCGGGGCATGGTCGACCCGGAGGAGCTGATCCGGGTCGCGGAGCAGAGCGCGGTGATGCGGCTGCTGACCCGTCGGGTGGTCGACGACGTGGTGGCCCAGCTCGCCCGCTGGTCGGCGGCCGGCAGCACGCTGCGGGCCGCGCTCAACGTCAGCGTCCGGGACCTGCACACCGGGGAGATCGTCGAGCAGATCGGCGAGCGGCTCACCCGGCACGGGGTACGCCCCGAGCGGCTGCAACTGGAGATCACCGAGGGCGCGTTGATGGCCGATCCGCGCCGGGTCCTCGACACCATCACCAAGCTGCACCGGATCGGGGTGGCGATCGCGCTGGACGACTTCGGCACCGGGTACTCGTCGATGCAGCACCTGCGGCGGCTGCCGTTGTCCGAGGTGAAGGTGGACCGGTCGTTCGTCCTCGGCATGGGCGAGGACCCCGACGACGCGGCGATCGTACGGTCGATGATCGAACTGGCCGGGGCGCTCGGCCTGCGGGTCGTCGCCGAGGGGGTGGAGGACGAACGGACCTGGCGGCTGCTGCACGCGGCCGGCTGCGACGTGGCGCAGGGCTGGTTCTTCGCCCGCCCGATGCCGGCGGAGGAGCTGACCGCCTGGCTGGCCAGGTACCGGCCGGTCCGCCCCACCGGCGGCGCGCGGAGGGGGAGTCGGGAGCGCGGCTGA